The following proteins are encoded in a genomic region of Flexivirga oryzae:
- a CDS encoding acyl-CoA dehydrogenase family protein yields MSADNPLPSGDDLGLARGTDFYGLQDRLTDDELAVRDRVRAFCDRQVVPRAAAYWEAAEMPAEIKQGYGALGVAGGSLQGYGCPGFGPLLEGIVVSELARGDGSLSTLNAVHSGLAMASIGLLGSDEQKQRWLPDMATFTRTGAFALTEPTHGSDVVSLETTAHRDGDSWVLNGAKRWIGNGHLADVVVVWARDDDGKVGGFVVEHPDGVHDPVPGFDATPIRGKTAGRGITQAQIALHDVRIPADNRLAGSRSFADTNIVLAKSRQTVAWEGLGHAIGAYDAAVTYALRREQFGRPIAKFQLVQDKLAHMLTEITAMQMVCGRLAELQAEHRATIEHAALAKLQTAAGARAVCAQARDILGGNGILLDHHVARHHADIETVYTYEGTDSVQSLIVGRAITGVSAFA; encoded by the coding sequence ATGAGCGCCGACAACCCGCTGCCGTCCGGTGACGACCTCGGGTTGGCCCGGGGTACCGACTTCTACGGCCTGCAGGACCGGTTGACCGACGACGAGCTGGCCGTCCGCGACCGGGTGCGGGCGTTCTGCGACCGGCAGGTGGTGCCGCGGGCGGCCGCTTACTGGGAGGCCGCCGAGATGCCGGCCGAGATCAAGCAGGGGTATGGCGCGCTGGGTGTCGCGGGCGGCTCCCTGCAGGGGTACGGCTGTCCTGGTTTCGGCCCGCTGCTCGAAGGGATCGTGGTGTCCGAGCTGGCCCGCGGCGACGGCAGCCTCAGCACGCTCAACGCCGTCCACTCCGGGCTCGCGATGGCCAGCATCGGGTTGCTCGGCTCGGACGAGCAGAAACAGCGCTGGCTGCCGGACATGGCCACCTTCACCCGCACCGGTGCGTTCGCGCTGACCGAGCCCACCCACGGTTCGGACGTCGTCAGCCTCGAGACCACCGCACACCGGGACGGGGACAGCTGGGTACTGAACGGCGCCAAGCGCTGGATCGGCAACGGCCACCTGGCCGACGTGGTCGTGGTGTGGGCCCGCGACGACGACGGGAAGGTCGGCGGGTTCGTGGTCGAGCACCCGGACGGCGTGCACGACCCGGTCCCGGGCTTCGACGCAACCCCGATCCGCGGCAAGACGGCCGGCCGAGGCATCACCCAGGCCCAGATCGCGCTGCACGACGTCCGGATCCCGGCCGACAACCGGCTGGCCGGCTCCCGCAGTTTCGCCGACACCAACATCGTGCTGGCCAAGTCACGCCAAACCGTCGCCTGGGAGGGGCTCGGCCACGCGATCGGTGCGTATGACGCCGCCGTGACCTACGCGCTGCGCCGCGAGCAGTTCGGCCGGCCGATCGCGAAGTTCCAGCTGGTCCAGGACAAGCTCGCGCACATGCTGACCGAGATCACGGCGATGCAGATGGTGTGCGGACGCCTCGCCGAGCTGCAGGCCGAGCACCGGGCGACCATCGAGCACGCGGCACTCGCCAAGCTGCAGACCGCCGCGGGCGCCCGCGCGGTGTGTGCTCAGGCGCGCGACATCCTCGGCGGCAACGGCATCCTGCTGGACCATCACGTGGCCCGCCACCACGCCGACATCGAAACCGTCTACACCTACGAGGGCACCGACAGCGTGCAATCGCTCATCGTCGGCCGCGCGATCACCGGAGTCAGTGCCTTCGCGTGA
- a CDS encoding MaoC family dehydratase yields MTDTDTQLPVRVTIAELPSLVGTTVGTAPAIEVTQERINAFAEATEDRQWIHTDPERARSGPFGTTIAHGYLTLSLASALMWEVLQVTDAAQVVNYGLEKVRFPAPVPAGSPVSMTLDIVSVEPVAGGVQVRYRGTFTVPDNSKPVCVTDGLFRYYEEQ; encoded by the coding sequence ATGACAGACACCGACACACAGCTCCCGGTCCGCGTGACGATCGCCGAGCTTCCGTCGCTGGTGGGGACCACGGTCGGCACCGCCCCTGCGATCGAGGTGACCCAGGAGCGCATCAACGCCTTCGCCGAGGCGACCGAGGACCGGCAGTGGATCCACACCGATCCGGAGCGGGCCAGATCCGGGCCGTTCGGGACGACGATCGCGCACGGCTACCTCACCCTGTCGCTCGCCTCCGCGCTGATGTGGGAGGTGCTGCAGGTGACCGACGCCGCCCAGGTGGTCAACTACGGGCTGGAGAAGGTGCGTTTCCCGGCGCCGGTGCCGGCCGGATCGCCGGTCAGCATGACCCTGGACATCGTGTCGGTCGAGCCGGTGGCCGGCGGCGTCCAGGTCCGTTACCGCGGCACGTTCACCGTGCCGGACAATTCCAAGCCGGTCTGTGTGACCGACGGACTCTTCCGCTACTACGAGGAGCAGTGA
- a CDS encoding PHA/PHB synthase family protein, translated as MVTDKNEPDMLTKIQAKLDPLGWTTATASAIGQAARNPAPMAVAGVRLMTGLATLPFAAAGKAFSVPVAPPIEPNPKDRRFSDASWDESAYYFAVRQFYDLVCRYVDEVLAAGHTDDLTDLKAALTAHLLTDAAAPTNFLLTNPVAMRKALDTAGRSLVDGAKLALSDLVERKGMPEKVDASVFTLGEDMAATKGSVIYRNDLMELIQYSPQTEQVHEIPLLASPPWINKFYVMDLAPSRSLVEWAVQHGRTVFMISYRNPDASMADVTMDDYLEQGVLQAMDIVQEVTGSDTIDVLSLCLGGAMASMAAAHLAARQDTRLGTLTLLNTILDYSEPGDLAAFVDPQSLDRIDVRMGETGFLDENDMALAFDLLRARDLIFRYIPERWLLGKASQPFDILAWNGDATRMPAAMHSSYLRLLYGENRLAKDEMELGGQHLHLGDVDSEIYVVGAVNDHIVLWTTSYSATQLFTGEVRYVLSSGGHIAGVVNPPSPKAWFEALPAGADNPESPLEWREEATRQDGSWWEDWIEWSVARAGKLVPAPKRLGNRKYKPLEDAPGTYVRH; from the coding sequence ATGGTCACTGACAAGAACGAGCCGGACATGCTCACCAAGATCCAGGCCAAGCTGGACCCGCTGGGGTGGACGACCGCGACGGCGTCCGCGATCGGTCAGGCGGCCCGCAACCCCGCACCGATGGCGGTCGCGGGGGTCCGGTTGATGACCGGACTGGCGACGCTGCCGTTCGCGGCCGCCGGCAAGGCGTTCTCTGTGCCGGTCGCGCCACCGATCGAGCCCAACCCGAAGGATCGCCGCTTCTCGGACGCGTCCTGGGACGAAAGCGCCTACTACTTCGCCGTCCGCCAGTTCTACGACCTGGTCTGCCGTTACGTGGACGAGGTGCTCGCGGCCGGGCACACCGACGACCTCACCGACCTGAAGGCGGCCCTCACCGCCCACCTGCTGACCGACGCGGCGGCACCCACCAATTTCCTGCTGACCAACCCGGTCGCCATGCGCAAGGCGCTCGACACGGCCGGCAGGTCGCTCGTCGACGGTGCCAAGCTGGCGTTGTCCGACCTGGTGGAGCGCAAGGGTATGCCGGAGAAGGTCGACGCCTCGGTGTTCACGCTGGGCGAGGACATGGCCGCCACCAAGGGGTCGGTGATCTACCGCAACGACCTGATGGAGCTGATCCAGTACTCCCCGCAGACCGAGCAGGTGCACGAGATCCCGCTGCTGGCCAGCCCGCCGTGGATCAACAAGTTCTACGTGATGGACCTGGCGCCGAGCCGCAGCCTGGTCGAGTGGGCGGTGCAGCACGGCCGGACCGTGTTCATGATCAGCTACCGCAACCCGGACGCATCGATGGCCGACGTCACGATGGACGACTACCTGGAGCAGGGCGTGCTGCAGGCGATGGACATCGTCCAGGAGGTCACCGGCAGCGACACGATCGACGTGCTGTCGCTGTGCCTCGGCGGGGCGATGGCGTCGATGGCGGCGGCCCACCTGGCGGCGCGCCAGGACACCCGCCTCGGCACGCTGACCCTGCTGAACACGATCCTGGACTACTCCGAGCCTGGTGACCTGGCGGCGTTCGTCGACCCGCAGTCGCTGGACCGCATCGACGTGCGGATGGGCGAGACCGGCTTCCTCGACGAGAACGACATGGCCCTGGCGTTCGACCTGTTGCGAGCCCGCGACCTGATCTTCCGCTACATCCCCGAACGCTGGCTGTTGGGCAAGGCGTCGCAGCCGTTCGACATCCTCGCCTGGAACGGCGACGCCACCCGGATGCCGGCGGCGATGCACTCCAGCTACCTGCGCCTGCTGTATGGCGAGAACCGCCTGGCCAAGGACGAGATGGAGCTGGGCGGCCAGCACCTGCATCTGGGCGACGTCGACTCGGAGATCTACGTCGTCGGCGCGGTCAACGACCACATCGTGCTGTGGACCACGTCGTACAGTGCCACCCAGTTGTTCACCGGCGAGGTGCGCTACGTGCTCAGCTCCGGCGGGCACATCGCCGGGGTGGTCAACCCGCCGTCACCGAAGGCCTGGTTCGAGGCCCTGCCCGCAGGCGCCGACAACCCGGAGAGCCCCCTGGAATGGCGCGAGGAAGCTACCCGGCAGGACGGGTCCTGGTGGGAGGACTGGATCGAATGGTCGGTCGCGCGGGCGGGCAAGCTGGTGCCGGCACCCAAGAGGCTGGGCAACCGCAAGTACAAGCCGCTGGAGGACGCACCCGGCACCTACGTGCGGCACTAA
- a CDS encoding alpha/beta fold hydrolase, producing MQAPTDAAFSIWNGWLDYAGSALAHSRLTTVGFTEDLLHWWETVADRTQPSWSTRHRTVRSWPQAALLDFSTSEHGTPTVILPPQAGHASTIVDYSAEQSQVRTARDAGLERVYVLSWNPATELTASSSIEDFVSILDETVEQLGGRINLVGDCQGGWLAAIYAALRPESVESLAVAGAPIDFHAGHSAIQEWVRGLSARGEMRFYEKLVDLGRGNHLGENQIIGFKMLEPPEEISRLAALWGHIHDDAYVQRYTDFENWFAWGQDVPGAFYLWIVEHLFIRNELIQQKLRVGGEFVDLGNITCPVFMLAGTTDHITPPEQMFALADHVGTPKREQHQELVTAGHLGLFMGHAALEGAWTNVFRAIAARNNTRTKELARKA from the coding sequence GTGCAGGCTCCGACCGACGCGGCGTTCTCGATCTGGAACGGCTGGCTCGACTACGCGGGCTCCGCGCTCGCGCACTCGCGGCTGACCACCGTCGGGTTCACCGAGGACCTGCTGCACTGGTGGGAGACGGTCGCCGATCGGACCCAGCCCTCCTGGTCCACCCGGCACCGGACAGTCCGCAGCTGGCCGCAGGCCGCGCTGCTGGACTTCTCCACCTCCGAGCACGGCACGCCGACCGTGATCCTGCCTCCCCAGGCCGGACACGCGTCGACGATCGTGGACTACTCGGCGGAGCAGAGTCAGGTCCGGACCGCGCGTGACGCGGGTCTGGAGCGGGTCTACGTGCTCTCCTGGAACCCCGCGACCGAGTTGACCGCGTCGTCGTCGATCGAGGACTTCGTCTCGATCCTGGACGAGACCGTCGAGCAGCTCGGTGGCCGGATCAACCTGGTGGGTGACTGCCAGGGCGGCTGGCTCGCAGCGATCTACGCGGCCCTGCGGCCGGAGTCGGTCGAGAGCCTGGCCGTCGCCGGGGCACCGATCGACTTCCACGCCGGTCACTCGGCCATCCAGGAGTGGGTGCGCGGCCTCAGCGCTCGCGGCGAGATGCGCTTCTACGAGAAACTCGTCGACCTCGGCCGGGGCAACCACCTGGGCGAGAACCAGATCATCGGTTTCAAGATGCTGGAGCCTCCGGAGGAGATCTCCCGGCTGGCGGCGCTGTGGGGCCACATCCACGACGACGCCTACGTCCAGCGCTACACCGATTTCGAGAACTGGTTCGCGTGGGGCCAGGACGTACCCGGTGCGTTCTACCTGTGGATCGTCGAGCACCTGTTCATCCGCAACGAGCTGATCCAGCAGAAGTTGCGGGTCGGCGGCGAGTTCGTCGACCTGGGCAACATCACCTGCCCGGTGTTCATGCTGGCCGGCACCACCGACCACATCACCCCTCCGGAGCAGATGTTCGCGCTCGCCGACCACGTCGGGACCCCGAAGCGGGAGCAGCACCAGGAGCTGGTCACCGCCGGTCACCTGGGCCTGTTCATGGGCCATGCGGCGTTGGAAGGCGCATGGACGAACGTGTTCCGTGCGATCGCGGCGCGGAACAACACCCGCACCAAGGAGCTCGCGCGCAAGGCGTGA
- the dnaA gene encoding chromosomal replication initiator protein DnaA, whose product MSEPDIDLAHVWHGAMLGIEDSGIPARDRAYLRLARLAGLVGDTALLAVPFDHTKIFVETTLKDPICSALGAQLGTDIRLAVTVDESLRPAEEEITEQPRPAGPELSDAEEDLFSAAAARDRSPVLTEPVPDARLNPKYTFETFVIGAGNRFACAAAQAVAETPARSYNPLFVYGDSGLGKTHLLHAIGNYVRNYYPHMRVRYVNSEEFTNDFINSIRDDKASSFQKRYRDNVDVLLIDDVQFLQGKDGTQEEFFHTFNALHNSEKQIVLTSDQPPKMLSGLEDRMRSRFEWGLTTDVKPPDLETRIAILRKKAVADSMQLPDEVLSLIASKVPSNIRELEGALIRVTAYASVSNQRVTEELAGRVLKDLMPSSGSGQISAMAIMRQTAKYFGLSVEELCGSSRSRTLVNARQIAMYLCRELTDLSLPKIGQQFGGRDHTTVMHADRKIRQLMGERAHLYEQISELTTQIRRATA is encoded by the coding sequence GTGAGCGAACCGGACATCGATCTCGCTCACGTCTGGCACGGTGCGATGCTCGGCATCGAGGACTCCGGCATACCCGCCCGGGACCGCGCCTATCTGCGACTCGCCCGGCTCGCCGGCCTGGTGGGAGACACCGCCCTGCTCGCGGTTCCGTTCGACCACACCAAGATCTTCGTCGAGACGACCCTCAAGGACCCCATCTGCTCGGCGCTCGGTGCGCAACTCGGCACCGACATCCGGCTCGCGGTCACGGTCGACGAGAGCCTCCGCCCCGCGGAGGAGGAGATCACCGAGCAGCCGCGTCCGGCCGGGCCGGAGCTGTCCGACGCCGAGGAGGACCTGTTCAGCGCGGCCGCCGCTCGCGACCGGTCGCCGGTCCTCACCGAGCCGGTGCCGGACGCCAGGCTCAATCCGAAGTACACCTTCGAGACCTTCGTGATCGGCGCGGGCAACCGCTTCGCCTGCGCCGCCGCCCAGGCCGTCGCCGAGACACCGGCCCGCTCGTACAACCCGTTGTTCGTGTATGGCGACAGCGGACTCGGCAAGACGCACCTGCTGCACGCGATCGGCAACTACGTGCGCAACTACTACCCGCACATGCGGGTGCGCTACGTGAACTCCGAGGAGTTCACCAACGACTTCATCAACTCCATTCGCGACGACAAGGCATCCAGCTTCCAGAAGCGGTACCGCGACAACGTCGACGTGCTGCTGATCGACGACGTGCAGTTCCTGCAGGGCAAGGACGGCACGCAGGAGGAGTTCTTCCACACCTTCAACGCGCTGCACAACAGCGAGAAGCAGATAGTGCTCACCTCCGACCAGCCGCCGAAGATGTTGTCCGGTCTGGAGGACCGCATGCGATCCCGCTTCGAGTGGGGCCTCACCACGGACGTCAAACCGCCGGATCTGGAGACCCGCATCGCCATCCTGCGCAAGAAGGCCGTGGCCGACTCGATGCAGCTGCCCGACGAGGTGCTCAGCCTGATCGCCAGCAAGGTACCCAGCAACATCCGGGAGCTCGAGGGTGCGCTGATCCGGGTGACCGCCTACGCGTCGGTCTCCAACCAGCGCGTCACCGAGGAACTCGCCGGCCGCGTCCTGAAGGACCTGATGCCCTCCTCCGGGTCCGGCCAGATCAGCGCGATGGCGATCATGCGGCAGACCGCGAAGTACTTCGGCCTGTCCGTCGAGGAGCTGTGCGGGTCGTCCCGGTCGCGGACACTGGTCAATGCCCGCCAGATCGCGATGTACCTGTGCCGGGAACTCACCGACCTGTCGCTGCCCAAGATCGGTCAGCAGTTCGGCGGCCGCGACCACACCACGGTGATGCACGCCGATCGCAAGATCCGGCAGCTGATGGGTGAGCGGGCGCATCTCTACGAGCAGATCAGCGAACTCACCACGCAGATCCGCCGCGCCACCGCCTGA
- the rpmH gene encoding 50S ribosomal protein L34, whose amino-acid sequence MSKRTFQPNNRHRAKTHGFRLRMRTRAGRAILSARRGKGRAKISA is encoded by the coding sequence GTGAGCAAGCGCACCTTCCAGCCGAACAACCGCCACCGCGCCAAGACGCACGGATTCCGTCTGCGCATGCGCACCCGCGCCGGTCGCGCCATCCTGTCGGCTCGGCGCGGCAAGGGCCGCGCCAAGATCTCGGCCTGA